One segment of Setaria viridis chromosome 4, Setaria_viridis_v4.0, whole genome shotgun sequence DNA contains the following:
- the LOC117852246 gene encoding transcription factor bHLH93 isoform X2 — MELDEQAFLEEILSLRRDAWDCNAMSDFFSPAAACTAAMDCSFQDRHQPPPTVSVLPTFTASYDQPQPQPQPHPHPAAPGFDCLSEVYGAAAAFGGNNVADYGAEMGFLDVIEPKAALTEGGLGVCKVEPGLAEGGGAFGAGAAPPAPPASKKKRVEGMPSKNLMAERRRRKRLNDRLSMLRSVVPKISKMDRTSILGDTIDYMKELLERIKLLQEEIDEQQQETPGVLSVFRELNPNEMVARNTPKFDVERKEGGETRVEIYCAAKPGLLLSTVSTLENLGLDIQQCVVSCFNDFGMHASCSEMQRERISADAIKQELFKNAGYGGGCL, encoded by the exons ATGGAGCTGGACGAGCAGGCCTTCTTGGAGGAGATCCTCTCCCTGCGGAGGGACGCCTGGGACTGCAATGCCATGAGCGACTTCTTCTCCCCGGcggccgcctgcaccgccgccatggACTGCTCCTTCCAGGACCGCCACCAGCCGCCACCCACCGTCAGCGTCCTCCCCACCTTCACGGCCTCCTACgaccagccgcagccgcagccgcagccgcatcCGCATCCGGCGGCGCCTGGGTTCGACTGCCTCAGCGAGGTctacggcgccgccgccgcgttcggGGGCAATAATGTCGCCGACTACGGCGCCGAGATGGGGTTTCTTGACGTCATCGAGCCCAAGGCGGCGCTGACGGAGGGCGGCCTCGGGGTCTGCAAGGTGGAGCCCGGCctcgcggagggcggcggcgcgttcggcgccggcgccgcgccgccagccCCGCCGGCGTCCAAGAAGAAGCGGGTGGAGGGCATGCCGTCCAAGAACCTCAtggccgagcgccgccgccgcaagcgccTCAACGACCGCCTCTCCATGCTGCGCTCCGTCGTGCCCAAGATCAGCAAG ATGGACAGGACATCGATCCTGGGCGACACGATCGACTACATGAAGGAGCTGCTGGAGAGGATCAAGCTGCTGCAGGAGGAGATcgacgagcagcagcaggagacgCCGGGCGTGCTGAGCGTGTTCCGGGAGCTCAACCCCAACGAGATGGTGGCGCGGAACACCCCCAAGTTCGACGTGGAGCGCAAGGAGGGCGGCGAGACCCGGGTGGAGATCTACTGCGCCGCCAAGCCCGGGCTGCTGCTCTCCACGGTGAGCACCCTCGAGAACCTGGGGCTCGACATCCAGCAGTGCGTCGTCAGCTGCTTCAACGACTTCGGCATGCACGCCTCCTGCTCTGAG atGCAGAGGGAAAGGATCAGCGCGGACGCGATAAAGCAGGAGCTGTTCAAGAACGCCGGCTACGGCGGAGGCTGCTTGTAG
- the LOC117852246 gene encoding transcription factor bHLH93 isoform X1 — protein MELDEQAFLEEILSLRRDAWDCNAMSDFFSPAAACTAAMDCSFQDRHQPPPTVSVLPTFTASYDQPQPQPQPHPHPAAPGFDCLSEVYGAAAAFGGNNVADYGAEMGFLDVIEPKAALTEGGLGVCKVEPGLAEGGGAFGAGAAPPAPPASKKKRVEGMPSKNLMAERRRRKRLNDRLSMLRSVVPKISKMDRTSILGDTIDYMKELLERIKLLQEEIDEQQQETPGVLSVFRELNPNEMVARNTPKFDVERKEGGETRVEIYCAAKPGLLLSTVSTLENLGLDIQQCVVSCFNDFGMHASCSEQMQRERISADAIKQELFKNAGYGGGCL, from the exons ATGGAGCTGGACGAGCAGGCCTTCTTGGAGGAGATCCTCTCCCTGCGGAGGGACGCCTGGGACTGCAATGCCATGAGCGACTTCTTCTCCCCGGcggccgcctgcaccgccgccatggACTGCTCCTTCCAGGACCGCCACCAGCCGCCACCCACCGTCAGCGTCCTCCCCACCTTCACGGCCTCCTACgaccagccgcagccgcagccgcagccgcatcCGCATCCGGCGGCGCCTGGGTTCGACTGCCTCAGCGAGGTctacggcgccgccgccgcgttcggGGGCAATAATGTCGCCGACTACGGCGCCGAGATGGGGTTTCTTGACGTCATCGAGCCCAAGGCGGCGCTGACGGAGGGCGGCCTCGGGGTCTGCAAGGTGGAGCCCGGCctcgcggagggcggcggcgcgttcggcgccggcgccgcgccgccagccCCGCCGGCGTCCAAGAAGAAGCGGGTGGAGGGCATGCCGTCCAAGAACCTCAtggccgagcgccgccgccgcaagcgccTCAACGACCGCCTCTCCATGCTGCGCTCCGTCGTGCCCAAGATCAGCAAG ATGGACAGGACATCGATCCTGGGCGACACGATCGACTACATGAAGGAGCTGCTGGAGAGGATCAAGCTGCTGCAGGAGGAGATcgacgagcagcagcaggagacgCCGGGCGTGCTGAGCGTGTTCCGGGAGCTCAACCCCAACGAGATGGTGGCGCGGAACACCCCCAAGTTCGACGTGGAGCGCAAGGAGGGCGGCGAGACCCGGGTGGAGATCTACTGCGCCGCCAAGCCCGGGCTGCTGCTCTCCACGGTGAGCACCCTCGAGAACCTGGGGCTCGACATCCAGCAGTGCGTCGTCAGCTGCTTCAACGACTTCGGCATGCACGCCTCCTGCTCTGAG cagatGCAGAGGGAAAGGATCAGCGCGGACGCGATAAAGCAGGAGCTGTTCAAGAACGCCGGCTACGGCGGAGGCTGCTTGTAG